The Tepidisphaeraceae bacterium genome includes a region encoding these proteins:
- a CDS encoding P-II family nitrogen regulator, with translation MQMIEAVIKPHKLDAVKTALAKMGILGVTAVEAKGFGRQMGHTERYRGAKLDVGFVPKVLLKICVKSEESSKAVDAIVEAARTGEVGDGKIFVYPIAEVIRIRTGERDAQAL, from the coding sequence ATGCAGATGATTGAAGCTGTCATCAAGCCGCACAAGCTTGATGCCGTGAAGACCGCCCTGGCCAAAATGGGCATCCTGGGCGTCACCGCCGTGGAAGCCAAGGGCTTCGGTCGGCAGATGGGGCACACCGAGCGGTACCGTGGCGCGAAGTTGGACGTCGGCTTCGTGCCGAAGGTCCTGCTGAAGATCTGCGTCAAGAGCGAAGAGTCGAGCAAGGCGGTCGACGCGATCGTCGAGGCCGCCCGCACGGGCGAAGTGGGCGACGGTAAGATCTTCGTCTACCCGATCGCCGAGGTCATCCGCATTCGCACCGGCGAGCGCGACGCGCAGGCGCTGTAG
- a CDS encoding FAD-dependent oxidoreductase gives MSDLHYFKSEWVQKSDERLTVDVCIYGGTSAGVSAAVTVARAGKSVVILNPAKAVGGLTTGGLGETDFGRKHVIGGFSREFYRAAGKHYGLEEEFKFEPHVASAVFEAMLKEHQIDVRPCQFIDRAETQGGRIIAVTMLGGLRVEASVFIDATYEGDLLAKAGVSYFVGREDNSVYGETLSGVQVTKTHQFSHPVDPYVKPGDSASGLLPYIVNEDLNKSIGKGDKRVQAYCFRMCMTNDPSLRIAWEKPEGYDPAQYVLAARWFAGEKDDYNDLLSSTRPEWNPRKFDKFPNKTPGGFRKTDTNNHGPISSDFIGANHEWPDGSYERREEIFQAHVTYQKGYYWFMANSPEIPERYRAVYNEWGLPNDEFDDTNHWPHALYVREARRMVGDYVITEHDCRGVRVPTDVIGMGSYGMDSHNCSRFVTIGDDGKARVLNDGDVQVHGFPPYGVPYRCITPKRTECTNLLVPTCVSSSHIAYGSARMEPVFMVLGQSAATAACMAIDAKSSVQDVPYGKLRERLLAAGQVLENTGG, from the coding sequence ATGAGCGACCTTCATTACTTCAAGAGCGAATGGGTGCAGAAGTCCGACGAACGCCTGACCGTCGACGTCTGCATCTACGGTGGCACCAGCGCCGGAGTGTCGGCCGCGGTGACGGTTGCTCGCGCCGGCAAATCGGTCGTCATCCTGAACCCTGCCAAGGCGGTCGGTGGCCTTACCACCGGTGGGCTTGGCGAGACCGACTTCGGTCGCAAGCACGTCATCGGTGGGTTCTCACGCGAGTTCTACCGCGCCGCGGGCAAGCACTACGGGCTCGAGGAAGAGTTTAAGTTTGAACCGCACGTCGCGTCGGCGGTGTTCGAGGCGATGCTGAAGGAACACCAGATCGACGTGCGCCCGTGCCAGTTCATCGACCGCGCCGAAACGCAGGGCGGCCGGATCATCGCCGTCACCATGCTGGGTGGCCTGCGAGTGGAAGCATCCGTCTTCATCGATGCCACCTACGAAGGCGACCTGCTGGCCAAGGCCGGCGTCAGCTACTTCGTCGGCCGTGAGGACAACTCCGTTTACGGTGAGACGCTCAGCGGCGTGCAGGTGACCAAGACGCACCAGTTCAGCCACCCGGTCGACCCGTACGTGAAGCCCGGCGATTCCGCCAGCGGGCTTCTACCGTACATCGTCAACGAAGACCTCAACAAGAGCATCGGCAAGGGCGACAAGCGCGTGCAGGCCTACTGCTTCCGCATGTGCATGACCAACGATCCGTCGCTACGCATCGCGTGGGAAAAGCCCGAGGGGTACGACCCCGCGCAGTACGTGCTGGCGGCCCGCTGGTTTGCCGGTGAGAAGGACGATTACAACGACCTGCTTAGCTCGACGCGCCCCGAGTGGAACCCGCGCAAGTTTGACAAGTTCCCCAACAAGACCCCAGGCGGCTTCCGCAAGACCGACACCAACAACCACGGCCCAATCTCCAGCGACTTCATCGGCGCCAACCACGAGTGGCCTGACGGCTCCTACGAACGCCGTGAGGAGATCTTCCAGGCCCACGTGACCTACCAGAAGGGCTACTACTGGTTCATGGCCAACAGCCCCGAGATCCCCGAACGCTACCGCGCAGTCTACAACGAGTGGGGCCTGCCCAACGACGAGTTCGACGACACCAACCACTGGCCGCACGCGCTGTACGTGCGCGAGGCCCGGCGAATGGTCGGTGACTACGTCATCACCGAACATGACTGCCGTGGCGTGCGCGTGCCGACCGACGTGATCGGCATGGGTAGCTACGGTATGGACTCGCACAACTGCAGCCGGTTCGTCACGATCGGCGACGACGGTAAGGCACGCGTGCTGAACGACGGTGACGTGCAGGTGCACGGGTTCCCGCCCTACGGCGTCCCCTACCGCTGCATCACCCCGAAGCGCACGGAGTGCACGAACCTGCTGGTGCCCACCTGCGTCAGCAGCAGCCACATCGCTTACGGGTCGGCCCGCATGGAACCGGTCTTCATGGTCCTCGGCCAAAGCGCCGCGACCGCGGCCTGCATGGCGATTGACGCCAAGTCGAGCGTGCAGGACGTGCCCTACGGCAAACTCCGCGAACGCCTGCTGGCCGCGGGACAGGTGCTGGAGAACACCGGCGGTTGA